The following are encoded in a window of Bombus vancouverensis nearcticus unplaced genomic scaffold, iyBomVanc1_principal scaffold0062, whole genome shotgun sequence genomic DNA:
- the LOC117162968 gene encoding glutathione S-transferase-like, with product MLIADRRKVAQSTAICRYLAKQYDLAGKTDWANLHIDATVDTIHDIRHKIAAFHYEEDEKVKAAKRKAAEETLPIILERLDQQVKENDGYFYDGTLSWADLTFVALLDYLNFMYKSDLIENYENLKLLEKKVLLLPKIKNWIERRPVSEF from the exons atgctcaTAGCcgatagaaggaaggttgctcagtctacagctatttgccgttacttagccaaacaatatgacttagctggaaagactgactgggcaaatcttcatattgatgccactgttgatactattcatgatattcgtcata aaattgccgccttccactatgaggaggacgagaaggtcaaagctgcaaaacgcaaggctgctgaagagacgctgccgatcattttagaacgtttggaccagcaagtgaaggaaaatgacggctacttctacgatggtactctctcttgggctgatttaacattcgttgctctgctcgattatttgaactttatgtacaagtctgatctgatcgagaattacgagaatctgaaactgctggagaaaaaggtcctccttctgcccaagatcaaaaactggattgagagacgcccagttagcgaattctaa